A region from the Manihot esculenta cultivar AM560-2 chromosome 13, M.esculenta_v8, whole genome shotgun sequence genome encodes:
- the LOC110630459 gene encoding scarecrow-like protein 32, which produces MMQFTETPPPPLHQVTAPFSNPTMNKNQTQRTRPWPGFPTSKALGSSFGDANCMEQLLVHCANAIESNDATLAQQILWVLNNIAPPDGDSNQRLTCAFLRALIARAAKSGTCKLLAAMANAHCTLAIDTHKFSVIELAGFVDLTPWHRFGFTAANAAILEAIEGYSSVHIVDLSMTHCMQVPTLIDAIANRFEVTPLIKLTVAGATEDIPPMLDLSYEELGSKLINFARSRNVIMEFRVVPSSYADGFSSLIEQLRVQNMVYAESGEALVINCQMLLHYIPEETLFSINPSTNSSNPFTFESSSSSSSMSSLRTMFLKSLRSLDPTVVVLVDEDVDLTSNNLVCRLRSAFNYLWIPYDTVDTFLPRGSKQRQWYEADICWKIENIIAHEGLQRIERLEPKSRWVQRMRNANFRSICFCEDAVSEVKTMLGEHAAGWGLKKEEDDHLVLTWKGHNVVFATAWMSA; this is translated from the coding sequence ATGATGCAATTCACTGAAACCCCACCACCACCCTTGCACCAAGTCACTGCTCCATTCTCAAACCCCACCATGAACAAGAACCAAACTCAAAGGACTCGTCCATGGCCTGGGTTTCCAACATCAAAGGCCTTAGGCAGCAGCTTTGGTGATGCGAATTGCATGGAGCAGCTTTTGGTCCACTGTGCAAACGCAATTGAAAGTAATGATGCTACTTTAGCTCAACAGATCCTTTGGGTTCTAAACAACATTGCACCTCCAGATGGTGACTCAAATCAGCGATTAACATGCGCTTTCCTTAGAGCTCTCATTGCACGTGCAGCTAAGAGTGGTACTTGCAAACTCCTCGCAGCAATGGCTAATGCTCACTGCACTCTCGCTATAGATACCCATAAATTCTCTGTCATTGAGCTTGCTGGGTTTGTGGACCTAACCCCATGGCATCGCTTCGGTTTCACTGCTGCTAATGCTGCTATATTAGAGGCCATTGAAGGGTATTCTTCTGTTCATATTGTGGATTTAAGCATGACTCATTGCATGCAAGTCCCTACCCTTATCGATGCTATAGCAAATCGTTTCGAGGTAACACCATTGATAAAGCTCACAGTTGCTGGTGCCACTGAAGATATACCTCCTATGCTTGATCTTTCTTATGAAGAGTTGGGGTCCAAGTTGATTAACTTTGCAAGGTCTCGCAATGTAATAATGGAATTTAGAGTCGTTCCATCGAGCTACGCAGATGGATTCTCTTCCTTAATCGAGCAGCTGCGAGTGCAGAACATGGTGTACGCAGAAAGTGGTGAGGCTCTTGTCATAAACTGTCAAATGTTGCTTCATTACATTCCTGAAGAAACCCTTTTTAGTATTAATCCTAGTACGAACTCGTCAAATCCCTTTACTTTCGAATCGTCTTCTTCTTCGTCTTCCATGTCTTCTCTTCGAACCATGTTTCTAAAATCCCTTAGGAGTTTAGACCCAACAGTTGTCGTATTAGTAGATGAAGATGTAGATTTAACATCAAATAATTTGGTGTGTAGATTAAGGTCAGCTTTCAATTATCTATGGATTCCTTATGATACTGTGGACACATTTCTTCCAAGAGGAAGCAAGCAAAGGCAGTGGTATGAAGCTGATATATGTTGGAAGATTGAGAATATTATAGCTCATGAGGGTTTGCAAAGGATTGAGAGATTGGAACCCAAAAGCAGGTGGGTTCAGAGGATGAGAAATGCTAATTTTAGAAGCATTTGTTTCTGCGAAGATGCAGTTTCCGAAGTTAAGACAATGCTTGGTGAACATGCAGCTGGTTGGGGATTaaagaaggaagaagatgaCCACCTTGTACTTACTTGGAAAGGACATAATGTTGTATTTGCTACTGCTTGGATGTCTGCTTAA